The sequence GCGAGGTGCTCATCGACGCGATGCACGACGCCTTCGCGGCCGTCGGCGTCGTCGACCCGCCGTCCGAGCACGTTCGGACCGTGATGGGGCCGAGCGTCGACTCGCTGCGCGAGGTCGCCGACACCCACGATGTCGATCCCCACGAACTCTGGACGGCTCGCGAACACGCCGCCGTCACGGCCCAACTCGAGGAGATCGAGGCCGGCCGGAAACGTCCCTACGACGATATCGACGCGATCCGCGACCTCGAGGTCGCGACGGCGATCGTCAGCAACAACCAACACGAGACGATCGGCAACATCGTCTCCCAGTTCGAACTCGACTGGTTCGACGTCTGGTACGGCCGCGAGCCGACGGTAAAGGGAATCGATCGCAAGAAGCCGACGCCGTACTACCTCGAACTCGCACTCGAGGAACTCGGCGCCGAGAACGCGCTGTTCGTCGGCGATAGCTGGGTCGACGTCGAGGCGGCCGACGCCGCCGGCATCGACGCCGCCTTCCTCCGGCGCGACCACGTCGAGGGCGTGGGGCTCCCGCGGGCGCCGACCGTCGAAATCGAGAGCCTCGAGGCGATTCCCGAGCTGCTGTAACCGATCGCGGATATTTTCAGTCGCTCATCGGACGATTTCCGACTACAGCGCGGGGATCAACCGACGACAGTGCCCGTCGTCGTCCGATAGGCCGAACCGGCAACTGTGAGGAGTCCGAGTCCCAGTACCGCGTACTGGAGATACCACGCTGTTGTCTCCAACAAGAGCAAGCCGACGACCACGAGTCCCATCCCGACGACGAATAGCGGAACCCATTCATTCCCTCGTGTGTCCATACGTCTAATCTTCGTACAACTGTTAAAAAACATAACTATCGGACAACAATCTGCTCGCGATGCCGGGCGCGAGGGCCGACCGAACTTCTGAACACCGGCCCCGTATTACTGATCCCATCACGTGGCGGCGGCGATTCGACGCTCCGCCCGTTCCTTGATAGCCGCGTTCATCGCCGCGAACCCCTTCTCGAGGGACTCTCGATCGAATAACAGCGGAACGAGCGCGCCGCGGAACGTCTCGCGGTGGAGCAGCCGCGTCCGGTCGCCGTCGGCCACGGGCTCGAGGCGGACCTCGTGGTAGCCGTCGAAGGCGAAGGGAACGACCAGTCGACCGACCCACGCGAGGCGGCGGTTCTCCTCGACGACAACGACCTCGGGCTCGAACGTCATCCCGCGGGCGCCCGGCGGCTCGATCCGCACTCGGAGGCGTTTGCCCGGCGTCGGGTCGCCCTCGATTGCCCGAACGAACGGGTTCCACTCCGGGTAGCGCTCGAACTCGAGGAGGACGTCCCAGACGACGTCGGGCGGCGCGTCGATCTCCTCGAACAGTTCGATCTCCTCGAAGACGTCGAATTCGGTCATGCGAAGATGTGGCGCGCCGACGCGCTATGCCCCTGTCGCCGTCGCTGGCCGGGTCGATCCCGTCGTCCCGCTTCTT comes from Haloterrigena salifodinae and encodes:
- a CDS encoding SRPBCC domain-containing protein yields the protein MTEFDVFEEIELFEEIDAPPDVVWDVLLEFERYPEWNPFVRAIEGDPTPGKRLRVRIEPPGARGMTFEPEVVVVEENRRLAWVGRLVVPFAFDGYHEVRLEPVADGDRTRLLHRETFRGALVPLLFDRESLEKGFAAMNAAIKERAERRIAAAT
- a CDS encoding HAD family hydrolase, which encodes MDAAYDAVLFDNDGVLTTPTDREVLIDAMHDAFAAVGVVDPPSEHVRTVMGPSVDSLREVADTHDVDPHELWTAREHAAVTAQLEEIEAGRKRPYDDIDAIRDLEVATAIVSNNQHETIGNIVSQFELDWFDVWYGREPTVKGIDRKKPTPYYLELALEELGAENALFVGDSWVDVEAADAAGIDAAFLRRDHVEGVGLPRAPTVEIESLEAIPELL